The genomic interval ATCGCATCAAAAGATAGCACAAGAGCAGCTTGGCTTGCCAGCCTTATCGAGTCGTTTGGTTGCGAAAACCAAGCAGGCCATCTGCCCTGGTTCTCAGCCCGGGTGATCATCACCGCAATTAGGACAGTAGACCCAGGAACTCTGCAGTTCTGAGCTGCACGAAATACAGTGAATGTCATCATGCTTCATAGTGTTGTATCGTTTGAGCAAGACGTAGACCAGAGCAGCAACCAGGTTAGCGCCGATCACCCCCCAGCCTATCAAGGGGATGCGTAGAAAATCATTGAGAACACAGTGTCCCCAATAAAGAGACCAGAGGTTGCATACGACGATAGACGCAATCGCTACCAGACAAAAAACGATAAATGGCGAGTATTTATATTTTCCGAACAAACTCTTCATGCCCTTATCTTTTCGTTCAAATATTTACACCAGGGACAATATTTCATCCAGACATCATGGGCTTTGCCGCAACCGGGACAACTTTCCCTCAATACCGCCTGGCATTCCGGGCAAACCAGCCATCCCGACTCCACCTGCTCCGAACAACCTGGGCATGGACCAGACAAAGCCGACTCCGGGGGCGCCGGTTTAACCAGCTCCATGCAGATGAAGTAGAAGATGATCGAGAGACTGATGATAAAGAGTAAAAACATACGGCCTCACACCGCCTTTGAAAAGCTGCGCGCATCTCCGGCAGAATCCATTTCAAGCATTCCGTCACGCAGATAAATAGTGCGATCAAACCACTCCAGATTTTCCCTGTTATGGGTCACCATGATGATGGTCTGGCCATCCTGATGAAGTTCAGAAAGCAGGTTCATCACTTGTAGACTGGTCGCCGAATCAAGGCTGCCGGTCGGCTCGTCAGCAAGCAGGAGCGGCGGATTGTTCACCAGAGACCGGGCAATGGCGACCCTCTCCTGCTCTCCCCCTGACAGTTGCTGCGGCAAATGCAGCATACGATCAGGAAGCCCGACACGCTTGAGCATATTGCAGGCACGCTCACGTTTCTCCGCTGAAGAAAGTTTTGATACCGCCAGAGGCAACATGACATTTTCCAGGGCGTTCAGGTATGGGATCAGGTTGTGTGACTGAAAGATGAAGCCAAGATATTCACGCCTGAAGTCAGCTTGCTTCTCCTGTGAAAGGCCGTAGACATCGATCTCATCAACACGAACTTTCCCGGAAGACGGGCTGGTCAAACAGCCTAGCACGCTCAACAAGGTGCTCTTGCCGCTGCCGGAGGGTCCCATAACACCGAGGAAGGTCCCTTCATTAACAGCGAGGTTCAGTTCCTGCAGTGCCGTAACACAATCAGCACCGTTGTGGTAGCGCTTATTCACCTGTTTCAATTCAATCAGACTCATAATTAATCCGTATCAAAGAGCCCTGAGGGCTTCACTAGGTTCAAGGCGACTGGCACGAAATGCCGGCTGTAAAGAAGCGAGCAGACCTACAAAGATAGCCGCGAAAACGGCAGCAACGGCCAAGGTTGGATTCCATTGCCAGCTCGCTTTACCGCCATCAAGCAATGGCAGAGCCACCAGGGTTGCAGCCACTCCGGTCAGATAGCCAAGCACACCAGCCAAGGCACTGACGATAGTCGCCTCCATGAGTACCAGGTGCAAAACGTGTCGACGGCGGTAACCGATTGCCCGAAAAATGCCAATTTCTCGGGTTCGTTCACTGATGGCACCCATCATGGTTACGAAAACCAACAAAGCACCGATAATCACAACGGTGACGGCAACACCCCAGGCAAACAAGCGAAACTGGCCAAGGGCATGCATGCGCGTTTTCACGACTTTTTGAACCGCCTGGACATCCGTTCCAGGCAGTACCGTTTGCAATTGGTTGACCATGTCATCAACAGGGCAATCGTGGCAAAGCGCAGCAATTTCGACCATGCTGACCTGCCCTGGCTTGCCTAAAGTGGCCTGGGCCTCATCAAGAGGAGCGATCAAAAGCTGATCATCCTGAGAGCCTGTCTTGGCCAGAAGCCCGACCACAGTGAAATCCTGGCCATTGACTTTAAGCGTGTCGCCCATATTCAGGTTGAAACGCTTGACCACTGCGTCACCGACCAGCAGCTCGCGACCTTGCTCAACGGGTCTCCCTGCGATGGACCACCATCTTTTCAGCTTAAACTCCGCCGCCGGGTCAACGCCCATCATCATAATACGTTGGCCGTCAACCTCAACAGCCCCTAACACCTTGGGTGCAATCGTGGCGACATTACGGCGATTGGGGATGTCATCGATATTGGCAAGGCTTGACTGCTCAAGCTCTTTTGCAACCAGGGTTACACCCGCGAGTTGAATGCCTCCATAGTTCAAAGCAAGGGCGTCGCTACGCGGGGTGATGATGATATTGGCGCCAAAGTTCTCCAGTTCGTGCTGGGCACGCTGCCCCATGGCATCAGTCAGGGAAAGCAAGGTGACAACCGTCGCCACACCGATCAGCAGACCGATCACCAGAAAGATGGCCCGTCCCTTCCGACGCCTGAGATTATGTAAGACGATATGCTCTAAACGCACGATAGGT from Deltaproteobacteria bacterium IMCC39524 carries:
- a CDS encoding ABC transporter ATP-binding protein is translated as MSLIELKQVNKRYHNGADCVTALQELNLAVNEGTFLGVMGPSGSGKSTLLSVLGCLTSPSSGKVRVDEIDVYGLSQEKQADFRREYLGFIFQSHNLIPYLNALENVMLPLAVSKLSSAEKRERACNMLKRVGLPDRMLHLPQQLSGGEQERVAIARSLVNNPPLLLADEPTGSLDSATSLQVMNLLSELHQDGQTIIMVTHNRENLEWFDRTIYLRDGMLEMDSAGDARSFSKAV
- a CDS encoding zinc ribbon domain-containing protein gives rise to the protein MFLLFIISLSIIFYFICMELVKPAPPESALSGPCPGCSEQVESGWLVCPECQAVLRESCPGCGKAHDVWMKYCPWCKYLNEKIRA
- a CDS encoding ABC transporter permease; this encodes MRLEHIVLHNLRRRKGRAIFLVIGLLIGVATVVTLLSLTDAMGQRAQHELENFGANIIITPRSDALALNYGGIQLAGVTLVAKELEQSSLANIDDIPNRRNVATIAPKVLGAVEVDGQRIMMMGVDPAAEFKLKRWWSIAGRPVEQGRELLVGDAVVKRFNLNMGDTLKVNGQDFTVVGLLAKTGSQDDQLLIAPLDEAQATLGKPGQVSMVEIAALCHDCPVDDMVNQLQTVLPGTDVQAVQKVVKTRMHALGQFRLFAWGVAVTVVIIGALLVFVTMMGAISERTREIGIFRAIGYRRRHVLHLVLMEATIVSALAGVLGYLTGVAATLVALPLLDGGKASWQWNPTLAVAAVFAAIFVGLLASLQPAFRASRLEPSEALRAL